GCGGGCTTCGGACACCGAAGTGATGTCCTTCTTGCCTTTCAAAGCAGCCGCGGCCGCGGCGGAATCCACCACGGCCACGCCCTGCTGTTTCAGGCGCTCAACAAGGAGCTGGTTGACGCTTTTGCGCAACGCCTCCTTGTCGCCCGGGGCGTTGACCGCAAAAGGAAGCACCAGCACCTTGCCCCCACCAGCCTGAGCAAACGCCGAAAGGGCAACGCCCAGGAGCGAGGTGGCTAGAAAGGCGAGGATCAAACCGATTCGCTTATGGCCGCGCAAAGAGTTCTCCGCCATGCAATTCCATCCGTCGGCCCATGAGTTGGGCCAGGTTATGGTTATGGGTGACCACTACCAGGGTCATGCCAAGTTCGGCGTTCAAATTTGCCAGCAGTTCACCGACCCGCTGGCCGGTGGATTCGTCGAGGTTGCCGGTGGGCTCGTCGGCAAGGAGCGCCTTGGGACCAAGAAGTACGGCCCGAGCAATGGCTGCACGCTGCCGTTCGCCTCCGGACAGGGTAGTTACCCTGTGATGCAGTCTTTGTTCAAGCCCTAAAAGCCCTAAAGCTTGACGAGCTTTTTCAAAAGCCTCTTCCTTGGCCATTCCGGCTATGAGGCCGGGCATGGCTGCGTTCTCAAGCGTGGTGAACTCCGGCAGCAGGTGGTGGAACTGGAATACGAAACCAATATCTTTGTTTCGAAGCTCCGCTGCTTCCGACTGTTTGAGGGCGGAAATGTCGCGTCCGCAAAATTCCACCGTCCCCCGGCTTGGAACGTCCAACGCCCCAAGGATGTGCAGGAGCGTGGACTTGCCGGACCCCGACGAGCCGAGAACAGCCACTGATTCGCCGGCAGCGATGTCCAAATCTATCCCGCTGAGCACGCGCACGGCCTCTCCCGGCCCGGGATAATCCTTGCCCAGCCCTCGCAGACTGTACAGGGGGCTAGTCATGCCGCAAGGCCTCCACGGGCTTCAATGCGGCCGCCTTGCTGGCCGGATACAGAGTCGAGACGAAGCACAGAACAAACGCCGTGACCCCGATGAGCGACAGGTCGAGCCAGTCCAGGCGCACCGGGATGGTGTCCATGGGATACACGTCCGCCGGAAGCTTGATGAACTGAAATTCCTTGAGCAGGAGCGCGGCGCCGATTCCGAGAACGTATCCCATTACTGTGCCCACAGCTCCTATGATGCATCCCTGGAGCAAAAAGATACGCCTGATGGAGTCCGCAGTGGAGCCCATGGACATCAAGATGGCGATATCGCGGGTTTTTTCCATGACCAGAAGCACAAGCGAAGTGATGATGGAAAAGGACCCCACCAGCACGATCATGAGAAGCACCACGAACATGCCCGCCTTTTCCAGTTTGAGCGCGGCGAATATGTTGCCGTTCATGTCGATCCAGGTCCGCGCGTAGTAAGGCATCCCCCCAAGCGTCTTGACTATCTCCGCCCCGATCCTCGGAGCCTCGTCCGGGTCCTTGAGGCGAACGTCCAGGTACATGGCCGCGTCGGCCTTGAACCCGAGCATCTCCTGGGCAGCGGCCAAGGACACAAAGGCGGAGGAGGAGTCGTACTCGTACATGTGGGTCTTGAATATGCCCACGACCTGGAAGACCTTGACCTTGGGGGAAAACCCCACGGCCGAGCCACGAAGCGAGGGGGTGAGCACGTTGACAGTGGACCCGACCACCAGGCCCAAACGCGAGGCCAGCTCCGATCCCAGCAGGATGCCCGGCACTTCCGCCGGCTTGGCCAGATCCTCCGCGCTGCCGTCCACCATGTCCTTCTGAATGGTCAGGACGTTCCGCGCCGAATCAAGGTCGATGCCCCGAAGGATCACCCCTTTGGGCGCCCCGGCCTTGGCGAGCATGACCTCGGAATAGATGATGGGAGTGACCGCCTGGACGCCCTCGACCGCGCCCACCTTTTCCATCTGGGCAGGATAGTTGCGCAGAGGCGCGCCAGCCACCCCTGTGATGACATGAGAGGAAAGGCCCAGAAGCTTGTCTCGAAATTCAGTGGTGAAGCCGCTCATCACGGACATGGTCACGATAAGCGCAGCCACGCCGAGACCCACCCCCAGCACCGACATGAGCGAGATCACGGATATGAACGAGTGCTCGCGCTTTGTGAGCAGATACCTGAGGGCGATGAAGAGTTCGAATCTCATTCGGTGGCAGCGGCCTCCGGTTTGAGAAGCGGGAAAAGGATCACTTCGCGGATGGAGGCCGAATCGGTCAGGAGCATCACCAGCCTGTCGATGCCGATGCCCTGGCCCGCGGCCGGGGGCATGCCGTATTCGAGGGCCCGGACGTAGTCCTCATCCATATAGTGGGCCTCGTCGTCCCCGGCGTTCTTCTCGGCCACCTGTTCCTCGAAGCGCAGGCGCTGGTCCACCGGGTCGTTGAGTTCGGAAAACGCGTTGGCCATTTCCCGGCCTGCAATAAACAGTTCGAAACGGTCGGTGATCTCGGGATTGGCCTCGTTGCGCCGGGACAAGGGGGATATGTCCGTGGGGTAGCCGTAGATGAAATGGGGCTGCACGAGTTTGGGCTCCACGAACAGGTCGAAGAGCTTGGCCTGGAGCTTGCCCAGCTTCTCACCCTTGAGCACTTTCTCGCCGTGTTTGAGCACATGGGCCTTGCAGGCCTCGTAATCACGGAAAATCTCGGGAGGCACGCCACCGATCTTCTCGATGGATTCATAAAAATCGACCCGCTGCCAGGTTCCGGCCGTCAGGTCGATCTCTTGGCCCTGATACGTCAGCTTGGTGGTGCCGCAGACGGCCTGGGCCAAGCGCGAGAACATCTCCTCGGTGAGGTCCATGAGGTCGTCGAACCGAGCGTAGGCCCAGTAGAACTCGCACATGGTGAACTCGGGGTTGTGCTGGGTGGAGATGCCCTCGTTGCGGAAGTTGCGCCCGATCTCATAGACTTTCTCGAAACCGCCCACGAGCAGACGCTTCAAGTAGAGCTCGGGAGCGATGCGCATGTAGAGCTGCAGGTCCAGGGCGTTGTGGTGGGTCAGAAACGGTTTGGCCGTTGCCCCGCCCGGGATGGCCTGCATCATGGGCGTCTCGACCTCCACGAATCCGCGCTCGTCGAAAAAGCGGCGCATCTCGGACACTATCCGGGTCCGAATCTTAAAAATCTCTGCCGTGCGGGGTGTGACGATGAGGTCCACGTAGCGCTGGCGATAGCGGATCTCCACGTCTTTTAACCCGTGATATTTCTCGGGCAAGGGGCGCATGGACTTGGTGAGCAGACGAACTGCCTTGCATCCCAGGGTCAGCTCGCCTGTTTTGGTGCGGAAAAGCTTTCCTGTAACACCCACTATATCGCCGATATCGAATTTCTTGAACAAGGCGTACGGGCCTTCGCCCATGTCCTCGCGAGAGGCATAGCACTGCATCCGCCCCGAAGCGTCCTGCAGGTGGAAAAAAGCCACCTTGCCGAAGGAACGCAGGGCCACTATGCGCCCGGCCACGGAAAACTCCCTCTCAAGGGCCAGAAGGGCCTCCTCGTCCTTGGCCTCGTTCTCGGCCATGGTGCGGCCGATGTCCGCATCCTTGACGAAGCCGTTCGGATAGAGCGGGATATCGTTGTCCAAAAGCTGGCAGGCTTTGGCCACCCTGCTTTTGAGCACTTCATTCAATTCGTCGCGTTCGGCGAGGGCTTCAAGCAAGGGATAGAACCGCTCAACCTTGTCTGATTTCACTGGCAGCTTGAAATCGCGGCGGCGGGGTTTATCTTGAGATGCCAAAGGATTACTCCGTGGTCAAAAAAGAAGGTCGGATCGAATCGGCTTGACCTAAGACAAAAGGCCTGGAGCGTCAAGAAACGGTAACAGACCGCAAAAAAGGGGTTGACTGAGGGGGCTGCTTTTTCATAAAGGGACCTTCCCGCGCGGGTATCCCGTTCAGCGGCTTGTTCCCCGGTAGCTCAATCGGCAGAGCGGGTGACTGTTAATCACTAGGTTGGGTGTTCGAGTCACCCCCGGGGAGCCACGAAGATCAAGGGTTCCAGACGAAATGTCTGGAACCCTTTTTCGTTAGCAGGGGCGTTTGTCCGATTTCTCACCCGCGTTTGCTTATGAAGAAGGGAACGTATGGTGGAAAACATCACGTTTTCGCTACAACAACTATAGAAGTAGTGGTGATATTTACGGAAACAAATGCAACGTCTCTACATAAGTACGATTCTCCAACAAACTACTTGCCATTCTTAGTAAATGATATCTTCTTGAACGACTTCATCCAAGCTTCTCTGTACTCATTATCCATTATGACGATTGACACCGTGCGCTTGGAGTCTACACTTTGAAGTGTTTGCTCAATATGTTTCTCATAGTAGACCAGAAACACATTCCTGGAAAAATCCTCCCACAGATACCCTGATTCGAATACTCCCTCATCCTGGTTTTTGAACTTTCGATATCCATGAAATACTTTGTCTGGTGGTCCATGCCTGGATGTCAGCCATGAATACGCAGTCTTATTTTTCAAGCCGTCGAAATCAACATCATACAGAGTCTCAACTTCTATGCACTCAACGTTGTTTAGAAAATTCAACTTATAAACAACCTTACGAATCCTGATGTCCTCGGCATAGTATCCAAGCGGGATGTTCGAATTAAAAAGTATCCTGCAATCATACCAAAGATCGTCGCGAGCCGAGAGAGCCAAATGGGCAAGCCTTCTGTCCAGAGCCTTCCCCAGTTTCGTCTCCCGGAAGCCGTCCGGAATTGGCTCGAAAGAAAGCGCCAGCCCAGGTGCGAGCAGCAGGTACGCCAGTAAGAGAAGGCTGTATTTCATAGGCTTGTTCCCGAGTTGTTCTCACCATTCACGCACTACATTTCCCTGGCTGCGCGAGCCGCACCCACCTAACCATACCATTTATCACTTCTCCTCCTTGATTCGCCATTCGGTGTCCTTACCGAAGGCCCTCCATTTTCTCGTAGAAAACCACGAATATCTCATCGGCCAAAACATCTCTTTGATCAGTGTAACAACCTCCCATGCTTTTTTCCACGCCTGCCTGGGACATCATCAGGTTTTGCATTTCCCTCTCACCCCACGGAGTCCACCTGGTCGTATTCATCCACGCCGCGCTCATCGCGCCCGATTCCCCCCTTCGACCCGCCAGTCTGATCACTGTGAATACAGCACGCCACAAAGCCTTGGCCTGGCGCGCCAAGGCATTCGCAGTGTCCTTGCAAGCGCTTGACTTTCAACTCATTCACATGTTTGGTTTTGATATCGGGCTGTTAGATTTCCCAGGAAGGAATCGCTGCAAGAGCCAATGACAAAAACCAACGACAGTTTTTTCGACAGGTTCCTTTTCGACCACAAGGATTACGAGCTCTTAGGCATCGTAGGAGACGTGCTCGGCCGGGAAGACCTCTCCAGCTTCAAACACCTGCTCACCCCATATCTCCATCCCCGCGGCGTGAAGGAACTGGCGGCGACCCAGGGCCTGCGCATCGCATACGCTGCCGCCAATCTTTTGGGATCTCTCGAAATCGGCAAGGCCCATGACCGCATCGTGGCTTTGCGTGCCTTGCGTGACGAAGTGATGAACGCCTCCATCACCTATCTCAGGCGCAACACGGCCCGGGTTCTCATGCAGATCATGAAGGAACTCGTGCGCACCACCGGCGACCAACGCCGCCAACTGGAACTGGCCCACGACTTCCGAATGGCCGCCACGGGCAAGCCGCGCATCATCGCCCGCCAGCTCAAGCTCTACCGCCTCCTGCTCATGCCCGAGGACTGGGTCCAGATCTGCTTCGACAACCATGTCCACGACGCCAACACCAAGGGCCGCAAATCCGCCACGCACCTCATCATGGACGCATGGATCAAGGGTATCCGGCACCTCACGGTTATCTACTACAATTTCGTGCTTCCAAGCGTGGCCGAAGAGCTCCTCCAGGCCGCTGAAACCATGGGCATATCGGTGCGAATCGGCATCGAGTTCACAACAAGGTTCGGGGAGAAGCAGGTCAAGATCATCTGGGTGCCCCGGGGGTTCACCGGGGCTGCGGATTTCCTTGCCTTTCTGCTAAGGCCGGCCATCGCCCAATTCATGGGCCAAGGCAGAAATCTGGCAAAACTGCAGGAAGAGCAGTTGCTCCATATCCTGGAAGTGTTCAACGCCAATGTCCTGCCGGATTTCAACTCCTATTTCGGCCTGGAGATGCCTCCGGTGGACACCACGGGACTCCACGGGTCCATCGGCTCCGGACAGCCGTCGCTTATCCACCTGGGCAAGTACATACACGTCCACCTGATGCCGTTCCTTCGTGTGCGGTTTGAAGAACTGCAGAAGGAATTCTTTCAGGCCTCCTCCGTGGAAGACAAGGCGCGGATCGAGGGTTTGGTCGAAGAGATGAACTTCCTGGACGCCGAGTCCATCGTGGACGACTACCTGGACGAGTTGGTCTTGCCCGACGCGCTTCCCAAAGGGGATACCAATGGGACAGGCCCTCTGTATTGTCCTGTCCAAACACCGGCGGGGTTGATTGACAGCGTTTCCGCGCTTCGCGTCGGAAGCCGCTTCATCCTGAACCTCCAAGGGCTCGACTCGGATGAAGTGATCGAGGTCCTGCATGCTTGTGCGGGCAAGATCACGCACCTCGAAATAGTGAATTTGAAGAACACGGCCCAGAAAAACGTCAAGGACAGCGACCGGATAGCCGAACTCCAGCAGGTCAT
This genomic interval from Desulfovibrio sp. contains the following:
- a CDS encoding ABC transporter ATP-binding protein, with amino-acid sequence MTSPLYSLRGLGKDYPGPGEAVRVLSGIDLDIAAGESVAVLGSSGSGKSTLLHILGALDVPSRGTVEFCGRDISALKQSEAAELRNKDIGFVFQFHHLLPEFTTLENAAMPGLIAGMAKEEAFEKARQALGLLGLEQRLHHRVTTLSGGERQRAAIARAVLLGPKALLADEPTGNLDESTGQRVGELLANLNAELGMTLVVVTHNHNLAQLMGRRMELHGGELFARP
- a CDS encoding ABC transporter permease; this encodes MRFELFIALRYLLTKREHSFISVISLMSVLGVGLGVAALIVTMSVMSGFTTEFRDKLLGLSSHVITGVAGAPLRNYPAQMEKVGAVEGVQAVTPIIYSEVMLAKAGAPKGVILRGIDLDSARNVLTIQKDMVDGSAEDLAKPAEVPGILLGSELASRLGLVVGSTVNVLTPSLRGSAVGFSPKVKVFQVVGIFKTHMYEYDSSSAFVSLAAAQEMLGFKADAAMYLDVRLKDPDEAPRIGAEIVKTLGGMPYYARTWIDMNGNIFAALKLEKAGMFVVLLMIVLVGSFSIITSLVLLVMEKTRDIAILMSMGSTADSIRRIFLLQGCIIGAVGTVMGYVLGIGAALLLKEFQFIKLPADVYPMDTIPVRLDWLDLSLIGVTAFVLCFVSTLYPASKAAALKPVEALRHD
- the lysS gene encoding lysine--tRNA ligase, with product MASQDKPRRRDFKLPVKSDKVERFYPLLEALAERDELNEVLKSRVAKACQLLDNDIPLYPNGFVKDADIGRTMAENEAKDEEALLALEREFSVAGRIVALRSFGKVAFFHLQDASGRMQCYASREDMGEGPYALFKKFDIGDIVGVTGKLFRTKTGELTLGCKAVRLLTKSMRPLPEKYHGLKDVEIRYRQRYVDLIVTPRTAEIFKIRTRIVSEMRRFFDERGFVEVETPMMQAIPGGATAKPFLTHHNALDLQLYMRIAPELYLKRLLVGGFEKVYEIGRNFRNEGISTQHNPEFTMCEFYWAYARFDDLMDLTEEMFSRLAQAVCGTTKLTYQGQEIDLTAGTWQRVDFYESIEKIGGVPPEIFRDYEACKAHVLKHGEKVLKGEKLGKLQAKLFDLFVEPKLVQPHFIYGYPTDISPLSRRNEANPEITDRFELFIAGREMANAFSELNDPVDQRLRFEEQVAEKNAGDDEAHYMDEDYVRALEYGMPPAAGQGIGIDRLVMLLTDSASIREVILFPLLKPEAAATE